Part of the Haliotis asinina isolate JCU_RB_2024 chromosome 8, JCU_Hal_asi_v2, whole genome shotgun sequence genome is shown below.
actgagaaagtgtagtcCAAAATGTAGCATATACATgagtgttaagttcaaatttacTTTTCAGACAACTGAAAAATCAGTTGAAAAGTCCACAGAAAAGAACTACAAGAATTTTACAGGATTTCCACAACCAAGATCCTCTTCTTGTTGGAATCATAGGTTGTGGTCATGTGGGAAGTCAAATTGCCCACTGTCTACTGACATATGGCAGAATGAACCCATCAGATCTACACATATCAACCAGGAGACCAGAAACTTTAGGTACATTTTCGCCACAGTaaatatacagtcgaaccctgttTACTGGGACCCCACATATCTGGAAACCCCGCCTTCCAGACAATTTTTATTTGAAACGAAATGAAACTTTACGTACATTAATTATACTCACTTAACCGGACCCCGTGCTTCCAGACCCTGACGGCGAATTTTCAGATCATTCCCATTGATTTCTGTGGAAAAAATTATCCAGTTATCCAgatggagagatctgtgcaatgtgcatgtgtatgtgtcgcGTCAATACCGTTTATCGCACaactatgtgatttcattcttaatctatcgGAAGGCATTTAATGTGAATTGTGTGCTTGTTTGGTCCAGTTAACCGGACATCTCGCTATCCGGACGAATTTCAAGTGAAACCAGAACATCCGAAAAAACAGGGTTTGACTGTACTAGTTGTATCAAATTTAACATTATATTGTCATGATAGACTATATAGTTCATTATTTTACACTTTGACTACTTTGAGTATTGTGCACATCATTTCAGATATTTTGCTCAACAACtgtgtaaaatgaaaatatgggTCACCATTATTACGTAAAATAAACTTTATATATATCTTATATGGTAAACAACTTCCCACTTCTTGAGAACTTGAGTACAagaaatgttatttatttactttgCATTTTTTTATTCAGAGCATGTTGTATTGACATGATTGGTCAACATTTATTAAAGAAATTTGTTCAAGTGAGACCATGTCTtgtcattttagtattaaatgtctTATTTTTTTCCAGAATATCTAGCAAGTCGTGGTACAGAATGTTACAATAATAATGTCAAGCTGGTGTCATCAGTGCACCtggtgtttgtgtgcgtgctgCCATCACAACTCTCTGATGTTGCGGAGGAGGTGAAGGAGTATTTGACATCCTCTAGCATCATCTACTGCACTGCCAGCAGCGTCTCACCACGCAAACTCAAACAGCTGTTTGGTACTGACAATATTGTCAAACCGCAATGTGACATCAAAGCTGAAAACTGTGAAAAACCTTGGGATTACTCTGTAAACATTAACACTGCTCTCGGCATTAAAGAAACTGTTGAAACTACAAGTCCTTTTGCTTTCAGCAAAACAGGTAAACCAGTAGATGAAAACACCTCTTTAAGATATAAGACGCTCAAATGTTTACTGGACAAAAAATAGTTAAGGATAtttaatttgtaaattttgaaattatgaataatgatgagtttattcattgacatggTAATGAAATATCAgttataaaaataccaatatccctaacttattttgtccagtatatatgttaTGTTTAAGTGTGATCATAAAATGCAAACAGTTATCAAGCCTGTTTGCTTATATAACAGAAAGATAATGATAAGAATTTATATTTAAATAAGCTGTAATTGTGTTGAAAAGAGTCCCTAATTgttatttcagttttcagtaGCAGTCCCTTCTTACCATCCATAGATAGAAAATTTCTGacgaatgagtgaatgagtgtagtaCAGGAGGAAAATCAAAGTGATGCAGAAGTCTGTCATGATGAAACCCATGAGTTTGGGCATATTGCTGAGAAACCTTTGATAATTGGATCTTAATAAGGGACTCAAATCCAAATTTCAAGTTCCTGGCATTCCAAACTGACACAACTCTGGCTCACAATTCACCCATTCAAAAGataatatattacaaagttaaGAGGAGCAGTGGAAGTGTGAAGAAAGCAATAATGAGCATTAGCTCTAAGTTTGGCATGTTGAATAATATAAGAGTTATGAGAAGATATATTAGGCCAGAccgattttatttcttgttttacagaactGCTGTTTTTTCAAGAAGATAAAAATTATAAATTGATTTTCCCACTCATAAAGATAGAATGCTAATGTATTTATTGGCTAAAATGTAAGCTTGCAAGAAAGAGTTTTTAGACTGTATTTTGCCCCGTGTAtgtatacacttcataaataagtaaaatacatgtagtATTTAGAAGAAATActactttgactggtgattttataTTTATCTTTTTTCCCTCCTCtgtttaggttttctgaggacaaaaatctgtaaaacaagaaataaactaGATGTGGTTTTAACACTGAAGCATGCTTGTAATGACTTTTTGTGTGTGACATCCTGTGTTGCAGACTGCATTGTGTCCACTCCTGTTTATGTTGGAGGGGTGATGGTGTACGCCTTCCTTAACATGTGCTCAAGTCTGGGGATGGGGAGACAGGACTCCCTGGATGCTTTGCACATGGTGATGTTTGGGGAGACAGACAAGGAACCTATTGATGACAGGCTCAGGGTGGAGCACTTCATCAAGAAGTCAGAGGAGGATGGTGACAAGTAAGTGGGGAGAGTTGCTAGTCTGTGCAGATACAAGAGGTAAACTAGGACCCTGTGGTACAgtacacacttcagacagtatCCTGTTTCAAAGGTCAGGGACCAAAGATGTACTCACCATCATCTTGGACCATCTCTAGTGATGACATGATGGCAGTATTGTGCTTGATTACTGAATATCTTGAAATGCCTTGCCAATTTCCCATGGCATTATTTTTCGCATTACCACAGTCTTGAAATTGAAAGAGTACAATGATAAAACATCATTGTTCACATGAATACCAAAATTGATGTAGCTGTTTTGTGACACTTTCTCAGTTAGATAGATCATAGCAGTCTTAGCACTAGaatcactttgtggaacaggCCTTAGATGTCTTGGCAATTGCATAAGTATGACCATATATGGTACACTGGTCCATACCAGGGAGTTTTTGTATggctttgtgttttaatgttgaTGAACTCAAGACAGAGAATGCAAGTCTTGCCATACAAGGAGTTCTTTTACTTTTGCAGGGTCTTCCCAAGGTTTGACCTTGTCAAGATCTCAGAGAATACAACTGTAGCCTTGAAGAAGATTGTTGAAAGTGAGGAACTGAAGCATGCATTTGCCAGTCGTTACTGGGAGGCGTTTGAGCAGTACGTCCATCTGAAAGCTTATGGGCAAGTGTGAGCTGTTGGACAATGCTGTGAAATGGAGTCAGCACTGATTCATCAGTTCAATTGATGTGATGAAGAGCTGAACCAGATTTTGTTGGAATGAGAAGTTTACCTGTGATACTGTTTACATGAACAATGTGTATCATTTATTTACATCACTGCCACCTTTTCCTCAAAGTGATTATGATCAAGATACTAAGATGGAATATTAATAATCTGCAAACTGAATGAGCTTCAAAGTGACAGATACatcgtttgtttcattttaatttttacTAATTTTATTGGGTATCCCAATGCTGAAAACGGGAAAATGACTGCAGGGCCCTCTGTATGCTTACCTAAACTACGTTGAGCAAAAATATCTGGTGTTGAAGATCAGGTATTCCTAATATTTTTGTGGCAGTGATATTAATGTCTGTGATAATCTGAATCCCTTTATCACAGCCATGTTACAAATATACAATCATACAGACTACTGTACAGGTCTCTGTGTGATACGAAAATATGTTCAATATTGTTTCCAGGTTTCCATATTCTCCACAGTGAATAAAGTCTTTAGACAGTTAAAATGAGATGTGAAGTCATATTCTTCATTTTAAGAGAGACCACTGTGTTCAGCAGATTGTAGAAACCAATGATATGTGGATACAAAGCCCAGTTCACTCCCATTACAATTCTTGGTTTGTCAGGGGGTCTCCAAGAGTGCTGCGTTAAGTTCATTACAGCTAgtgagatagcctagtggttaaagagtttatCTGTCTTAGATATAATGTGCACAGCCTGTTCCTAGTGTACCCAACGAATATTTTGCTCTCATCATGAGTTTGCATTACATCTTTACTTCTTAGTCAGTCAGCACAATACCTATATTTAGTTCAGTCAATATTATAGCTATCTACAGCATGATTCACATTTGGCTTTCCTTGCATGTAAAGCTGACACATTGAGATATGGCATATACATTATAAAAGAATATTACATTAGACAATGTTTAAATAACACTCTTAGAACAATCTGTTTGGGGGTTCCTGGCACTTACAGTACTGTGGAAATGTGTATGACAAACTATGGAATTAGTACTCGCTTTCATTTCCACTGTGAAACTAAACATGAACATTCAATCAGATATATTTATTACAAGGTCTCTGATTCAACCAACCCAGCAAATTTCAGGAAAAACACATATACAAGCAACGTTTATACTTTTGGGCAGTACTTTTCTTAAAGATATTAGAATACAATAACAACAAGGTATCTGAGATATCCTTGGATACAGATTTCTTAAATGAATATATTCTTATACAACAATGTATTACAGAGTACTCAAAACATGAAATCACCAGCTCTGCTTTAAATGGTAACAATAAATAATACGTATCACGTCTGTAACAGTAATAAACTTGTTAAATCTTCCACTGAACCATGCAGTGACTAAGTAATATTCATGGTTTTATTTAAAATGTGTTAAAAATCACATATTTGCCTATATAAATCATCTGAAATTTCATGTAATACTGTATCATGTACAGCTTCACATTTACCAGTATATGTTAACTAGAACATATGGTTTCAAAGCAAAACCATGGAAAATTATCCTTATAAATATCATGGTTACAATGGGTAAaagataaacaaacaatattttcccAGATTTGCTGAGATGGACACTAGCCTGTGAAGTGTGGGAGACTGAACAATGGTGTGGGTATTTGCTGGACTCGCCACATGTCTTAATGGACATCATCTTGTGCTATACAGGGAGACATGGTCAGCAGGGTAAAGGCCATATTTATTCAGTCCAAGCTTTGTCTTCTTGTAGCCGTAAGCCATGCCATCTTTATCTGCACTACGCGTCTGTTTGATCTTCATCCCTGGAGATGTGGAACCAGATACAGTGATTGGATAAAAATATATCCTGACAACCATTACAAGATACTGAAAGCTGTTACATGTTTCCACTGAATACATTTTATACTGAATACAATTTAGATGAAGCCAGGCATTATATAGATACCGTCAGACCTCGAATAGTATCCCAGATGTGTCAAATTTTCCATGGGCTCACTACAACCATTTACATTTACAAGTGACAATAAAGAAGATGAAGTGTgattttacattatttacaaaAGTGATAAGGGCGCTGGTGTAGTCTAGTCTTTAAAGCGTTTATTTATCACACCCAAGAAcagggtttgattccttacatgggcacaatgtgtgaagcccatttctagtgacccctccatgatactgctggaacattAATAATAGCAGCATacaagtaaactcactcactcgtctgtGACAATTGCATgttatctgtaaataaagaacTGTATTGAAAAATGATTTACGAGCTGAGAACACTTCACCCAGAAACAATGCAGTGCTGCAATACTACAGTTTtaatatacattttttttaGCCTGCAAACAACTAAAGAAAATAGGGTAGGTGTAGTGTATTTTGCATATTTGATGAAGATTAAGTTTTTCAAGTTAGTTTTAGGTACATTTTGGTTTGGGTTAATCAAACGGAATAAGATGACAAGCCTACCAGCTCTGATGGAGATTTCCTCAGGGTTTATTTTCTGCCTGTCCTTCAATACCACAACAGTAACATCACTCATCTGTGTCACATCCTGACTGGTGCCAGGCACTTCACCTGATGAAAACATGATTGGACTCAAAGAGACACTTGCATACAGTTGTAGACCAGTTACGATAACTATGTATGATTTATGTTGTATCATAGGCTAGGACTGATTGTGGATAAAAGCAATGCTAGAGGCAGTTTTCAGTAGAATCTAGTATTCAGCCTATTATACCTATTTTAAGGGTGCTGATCATGAATACACAGGATTCCAAGCTGAAAAATGTTTCGAGGACCctcaaaacagaaaaacaaaatggCCAGGATAGTCGTCACAAGCAGTGGTGGGTGTGCACCTGTGACTGTATATCTATTTTCTAAATTTTTGGAACTGACTTTTTTAGACATGTAAAGGGTGCTCATCACATACCAACAGAACGAAAAAAAATCATGAACCTCAAAATTGAAAAACACTATTTTGGGCAATTTTGTAAATTGCCTAAACAGCCTGGATACCAAATCCTACTAAAATGCCTCAACATTTGAGCCTTTTCTAGAATCGGGTCTAGTCTATCTAGCAAAATCACAAAATTAAATAAGCTAACAAAGGAAAAATTGGGAGATAAAATTCTAAACTTGATTGCAGTCAACTGAACAAAAGCACCAAAGCTCAAGTTGTTGTCCCTTAAACTTTGACATACACTCCATTAGTCAATTTATATCATGTTTTCTGCCTAAGATGTATTGTTACACAACTTGGCACACACAAACATGACTGACTAATGACTATTATTAAGATTATTGTGTTGCTTCTCTTTGTCAATACATTGTATCATTACCATCAATATCCGAGAACATTCAGCCATCAAATCCTctgtttttatctgttttatTGTGATTTGATACCTCTCACTGACCAGTCAAGTTCTAGTTATCTCCAAATCCTTAATAGAATTCTGAATTAAATGTAATTTCTTAAATAACTTTGCCATTCATACCTGTGTTCTTGTCATCCTTGCTTGAACCCTTGTCACTGCTTTTGGGATGTTTTTTCTTATTGCCAACTCTAAAAGACCTGCTCAGCTTTATTTCCTCCACAGAGTCCTCTGCAACAAACACTcacaatattattttcataatgaAGTCTGATTTGGGGCAAACATGGATGAAACTAGTGGCTTTTATCATAACCTATTTAGATTaacagaatatatttttcataatgaACGTAAAACAAATGTAGAGCTGTACTAATACCATATGCACATGTTtgataaataaaaatacaacaaaaaaaacaagaaaaagaaaCTTATTTAACAGTAAATGGAAAACTATATAATTAAAACTTTCACAAACATGGATaaaaatcagaaaatatttttctttttatccTGCCCAGTATCAGTACAGAATATTTCAAGAAGGTTATTGTTGAAAGTCTAGAAAACATGTGCACAGTATTACAAAACATTACAAGGTTGATGGCAACATGTATTTGTAGGATAGTGAGTAGTGAGAACTATACTCCATTCTACAGCTACAGACTAAATGGGGATTAGGTGACCAGGCTTTGCTGCTGATTCCACAGTTTAGTGGATAGAGCATGTTCTCTGTCATCCTCGTTATGTCCAGGGAGTACGTTCTGATAAATTTCCACTAGCACTTGAATGGATTTACAGTTCAGCCCGATGATTTTACTACCTAGTTTTGCTGGCTCCAACTTCTAACagcagccaatcagctaagctgccGTTACATCCAAGCTTGCTAGTGTCAACAAAGAAACCAGTCATAGCTGAGAAGGTTTGCTCAAAGTGTGACTCGGAtattggggaaatcatacagacaaattgtcatgtctgaaacttgataaatatatatgtaagaaCACCCACTACCTGTTTCAGAGTTcctctgcatgatttgtgttgccaagtttaattggttagataatttaaaaagtgaaaacaaGTTGTGATTGGTAGACACCTGACTTGATaaaaaaagccagccaagggaggtaataaaattatcaggccTTGTAcatagtggagattcatcagAATGTATACCCAGAAGATATTGAGGATGGTACTCTGTGAGCATGAGGTTGGTAGTTTGATACCCTGTTCCACCATGGCAATAGATGCTAATAGAACtgtacttgttgttaccttaCCTGGTGCTCAGCATCGTGGGGTTAAACCAAGGACTGTTGGACTCTGAGCCTGTACATTCTGTCTGATCAGGCTAACACAATAAGAACAGCACTTTCCAAatgtactacccatcaaaggtttagactcAGTGAAAACACTCACTACAtgttatgtatgcatatatggcTACTAATTTGGGGGAAGCAACTACAAAtcttatgcagatgaactgcataAGAATCacgcatcaaattgctgaaaagcatgtgcaaatacaatgcatgtgaGCAGTGATGTTTTTGTAGTTTTGTTAAGAATCtgacaattttcactgatttgtaTCATTTATTAAACTCAAAACAATGATTTTTTCAATCTTACAAATTGTTTTAGAATGATTCAGTTCATGTGTTAACAGTAGCTTTAAACAGTGAAACAGACGGTGGACCGCGTCGGAGTGGGATAGGCACTTGTTTTAGTAGCAGGAGGGTGACCGGTTTCGTTCTAAGTGATCTTATCAGACCATTCTGCATTGGCTGTGCAGCCCTTTATATACTCTGTAAGTGTGGCTATTGTGTGATACAGTATTACAGTGATAAACTGTTTCGTTTTTTGTGGGTATACAAGAATGGGTATAAGGAGGGGCTGAAATCTCACAAATAAGGTtgaaaatcaatcaatcatgtATGTTGACTTATGTTTATATAAGTCAGAGTGGTATACATACTGTGGACTAGAAATGGCGGCTTGGATGTGTCTCAGTTTTTGGCACTTGAGGCTAGTGATAAGTACTCCCTAGTTTGGTTGTAGGTTGGCGTCCTTCCCGTGTGGACGACTCCACAGATCCTCCCGTCATTGCGGTCGGTATACGAGGCTGAGTGAACACTAAACTGGCATCGCGCACAATGGAGATAAACTTGTTGCAATCCACTTCAACTCAGAAAAACATGGCAAATCAGATCTCACCTATGAGATCATCACACAACTCAGAGAGGACCCTGAGCTTGTTAGCATCACCCAAAAGAGGACATCACTCGAACTGAGGTGGATATTCAGACTCCACACGTTCGCCCCGCAAGGCCTCAATGACAAGATAGTCGGCTAAGGTATCCCCCTAGTCCTATTTATCTAAGTAGCTTTAAACAGTCTGAAGTATTTTACAAActctagtttagaacagctgactgaagtaagtggctacatttacactcgTGAGTCTAGACTTTTGATAGGTAGACTATCaagaat
Proteins encoded:
- the LOC137294611 gene encoding NADP-dependent oxidoreductase domain-containing protein 1-like — its product is MRGVHRYNMALLTRLSAKNDDTNSDITRNLHKLQFESALSEEERKLLVLRARSHAIAVSLCAQATYFVDILNEGRQLKNQLKSPQKRTTRILQDFHNQDPLLVGIIGCGHVGSQIAHCLLTYGRMNPSDLHISTRRPETLEYLASRGTECYNNNVKLVSSVHLVFVCVLPSQLSDVAEEVKEYLTSSSIIYCTASSVSPRKLKQLFGTDNIVKPQCDIKAENCEKPWDYSVNINTALGIKETVETTSPFAFSKTDCIVSTPVYVGGVMVYAFLNMCSSLGMGRQDSLDALHMVMFGETDKEPIDDRLRVEHFIKKSEEDGDKVFPRFDLVKISENTTVALKKIVESEELKHAFASRYWEAFEQYVHLKAYGQV